One part of the Streptococcus sp. oral taxon 431 genome encodes these proteins:
- the yycF gene encoding response regulator YycF codes for MKKILIVDDEKPISDIIKFNMTKEGYEVVTAFNGREALEQFEAEQPDIIILDLMLPEIDGLEVAKTIRKTSSVPIIMLSAKDSEFDKVIGLELGADDYVTKPFSNRELQARVKALLRRTELASADNQEPETKLQSLQIGDLEILPDAYVAKKYGEELDLTHREFELLHHLASHIGQVITREHLLETVWGYDYFGDVRTVDVTIRRLREKIEDTPSRPEYILTRRGVGYYMRNND; via the coding sequence ATGAAAAAAATACTAATTGTAGATGATGAAAAACCCATCTCAGATATTATAAAATTTAATATGACCAAGGAAGGTTATGAAGTTGTAACTGCTTTCAATGGTCGTGAAGCTCTTGAACAATTTGAAGCTGAGCAACCAGATATTATTATCTTGGATTTGATGCTTCCAGAGATTGATGGACTTGAGGTCGCAAAAACTATTCGTAAGACAAGTAGTGTTCCAATTATCATGCTTTCAGCTAAAGACAGCGAGTTTGATAAGGTTATCGGTCTTGAACTTGGGGCGGATGACTATGTAACTAAGCCCTTTTCAAATCGTGAACTACAGGCCCGTGTTAAGGCCTTACTTCGCCGTACAGAGCTAGCTTCTGCTGATAACCAAGAGCCTGAAACGAAACTACAAAGTCTGCAAATCGGTGACTTGGAGATCCTCCCAGATGCTTATGTCGCTAAGAAATATGGTGAAGAGTTAGACCTAACCCACCGCGAATTCGAACTCTTACATCATTTAGCTTCTCATATTGGTCAAGTGATCACCCGTGAGCACCTCCTTGAGACTGTTTGGGGTTATGACTACTTTGGGGATGTCCGTACAGTAGACGTAACCATTAGACGCTTGCGCGAGAAGATTGAAGATACACCAAGTAGACCTGAATACATCCTAACTCGTCGTGGAGTGGGATATTATATGAGAAATAATGATTGA
- a CDS encoding metal-sulfur cluster assembly factor, with product MAYTEEQIENIKTRILTALEEVIDPELGIDIVNLGLIYEIRFDGDTGETEIDMTLTTMGCPLADLLTDQIYDAMTDVPEVTNVEVKLVWYPAWTVEKMSRYARIALGIK from the coding sequence AACACGTATTTTGACAGCACTAGAAGAAGTGATTGACCCAGAGTTGGGGATTGATATCGTCAATCTAGGCTTGATCTACGAGATTCGTTTTGATGGCGATACAGGTGAGACTGAAATTGATATGACCTTAACAACCATGGGTTGTCCCTTGGCGGATCTTTTAACCGACCAAATCTATGATGCTATGACGGACGTTCCAGAGGTTACTAATGTTGAAGTCAAATTAGTTTGGTATCCAGCTTGGACGGTTGAAAAAATGAGCCGCTATGCTCGCATTGCATTAGGTATCAAGTAA
- a CDS encoding PspC domain-containing protein: protein MKKKFMRSSRDQKIGGVCAGLANYFDIDPTIVRVIWGVLAFCYGSGLIAYLILWAIAPVSEEY, encoded by the coding sequence ATGAAAAAGAAATTTATGAGAAGTAGTCGAGATCAAAAAATAGGTGGAGTATGCGCTGGTTTAGCAAATTATTTTGATATTGATCCGACAATCGTACGTGTAATCTGGGGAGTTCTAGCTTTTTGTTATGGTAGTGGACTGATTGCTTACTTGATCTTGTGGGCAATTGCTCCAGTCTCGGAAGAATATTAA
- a CDS encoding glycosyltransferase family 4 protein, whose product MEKKKLRINMLSSSEKVAGQGVSGAYRELVQLLKRDAKDQLIVTENLPIEADVTHFHTIDFPYYLSTFQKKRSGRKIGYVHFLPDTLEGSLKIPFFLKGIVKRYVFSFYDRMEHLVVVNPTFIEDLVAAGIPREKVTYIPNFVNKEKWHPLPIEQVEQLRKDMGIDENQFVVVGAGQVQKRKGIDDFITLAEELPDITFIWAGGFSFGGITDGYERYKKIMDNPPDNLIFPGIVDPERMRELYALADLFLLPSYNELFPMTILEAASCEAPIMLRDLDLYKVILEGNYRPTSDVEEMKEAILEYREHPEALKELKEKAKAISRDYSEEHLLEIWLKFYREQAALGKK is encoded by the coding sequence ATGGAAAAAAAGAAATTACGCATCAATATGCTAAGTTCAAGTGAAAAGGTAGCTGGCCAAGGTGTGTCTGGTGCTTACCGTGAACTGGTGCAGCTTTTGAAACGAGATGCGAAAGACCAACTGATCGTAACGGAAAATCTACCGATTGAGGCGGACGTTACTCATTTTCATACGATTGATTTTCCTTATTATCTCTCGACCTTTCAGAAAAAACGTTCTGGTCGTAAGATTGGCTATGTTCACTTCTTACCAGATACCTTGGAAGGTAGTTTGAAGATTCCATTCTTCTTAAAGGGGATTGTCAAACGCTATGTATTTTCTTTTTATGACCGTATGGAGCATCTGGTTGTGGTCAATCCTACCTTCATTGAGGATTTGGTGGCTGCTGGAATTCCACGTGAAAAAGTGACCTATATTCCTAACTTTGTCAACAAAGAAAAATGGCATCCGCTTCCTATAGAGCAAGTTGAACAACTTCGTAAAGATATGGGAATTGATGAGAATCAGTTTGTAGTCGTTGGTGCAGGTCAGGTTCAGAAGCGTAAAGGAATAGATGACTTTATCACTCTAGCTGAGGAATTACCGGATATCACTTTTATTTGGGCTGGTGGCTTCTCTTTTGGGGGAATAACCGATGGTTATGAACGCTATAAAAAGATTATGGATAATCCTCCTGACAATCTAATTTTCCCAGGGATTGTTGATCCAGAACGGATGAGAGAACTCTATGCTTTAGCTGATTTGTTCTTACTTCCTAGCTATAACGAGCTCTTTCCAATGACTATTCTAGAAGCTGCGAGTTGTGAAGCACCCATTATGCTTCGTGATCTAGATCTTTACAAGGTCATTCTTGAAGGAAATTACAGACCAACAAGTGATGTAGAAGAGATGAAAGAAGCTATCTTGGAATATCGAGAGCATCCAGAAGCGTTGAAAGAGTTGAAAGAAAAGGCTAAGGCCATTTCAAGAGATTATTCAGAAGAGCATCTTCTTGAAATCTGGCTAAAATTCTATCGGGAGCAAGCAGCTTTAGGAAAAAAATGA
- the obgE gene encoding GTPase ObgE, translated as MSMFLDTAKIKVKAGNGGDGMVAFRREKYVPNGGPWGGDGGRGGNVVFVVDEGLRTLMDFRYNRHFKAQSGEKGMTKGMHGRGAEDLIVRVPQGTTVRDAETGKVITDLIEHGQEFIVAHGGRGGRGNIRFATPKNPAPEISENGEPGQERELQLELKILADVGLIGFPSVGKSTLLSVITSAKPKIGAYHFTTIVPNLGMVRTQSGESFAVADLPGLIEGASQGVGLGTQFLRHIERTRVILHIIDMSASEGRDPYEDYLAINKELESYNLRLMERPQIIVANKMDMPESQENLEEFKKKLAANYDEFEDLPAIFPISGLTKQGLAPLLDATAELLDKTPEFLLYDESEMEEEVYYGFDEEEKPFEISRDDDATWVLSGEKLIKLFNMTNFDRDESVMKFARQLRGMGVDEALRARGAKDGDLVRIGKFEFEFVD; from the coding sequence ATGAGTATGTTTTTAGATACAGCCAAGATTAAGGTCAAGGCTGGAAATGGTGGCGATGGCATGGTTGCTTTTCGCCGAGAAAAATATGTCCCTAATGGAGGACCATGGGGTGGTGACGGTGGCCGTGGTGGTAACGTTGTTTTCGTTGTAGATGAAGGTTTACGTACCCTGATGGACTTCCGTTACAATCGTCATTTTAAAGCCCAATCGGGTGAAAAAGGGATGACCAAAGGAATGCACGGACGCGGTGCAGAAGACTTGATTGTTCGAGTACCGCAAGGAACAACTGTTCGTGATGCAGAAACTGGAAAAGTTATTACTGACTTGATTGAGCACGGTCAAGAGTTTATCGTTGCTCACGGTGGTCGAGGTGGTCGTGGAAATATCCGTTTTGCGACACCAAAAAATCCTGCTCCAGAGATTTCTGAAAATGGAGAACCTGGTCAGGAGCGTGAGTTACAGTTAGAGCTTAAAATCCTTGCGGATGTTGGTTTGATTGGCTTCCCTTCAGTTGGTAAATCAACTCTACTCAGTGTGATTACCTCTGCAAAACCTAAAATTGGTGCCTACCACTTTACAACAATCGTTCCTAATCTTGGTATGGTCCGTACCCAGTCAGGTGAGTCCTTTGCAGTGGCAGACCTCCCTGGTTTGATCGAAGGCGCTAGTCAAGGTGTGGGCTTGGGAACTCAATTCCTTCGCCATATTGAGCGTACTCGCGTTATCCTTCACATCATTGATATGTCAGCCAGTGAAGGTCGCGATCCTTACGAAGATTATCTAGCTATTAACAAAGAGTTGGAATCTTACAACCTTCGTCTGATGGAGCGTCCGCAAATTATTGTTGCTAATAAGATGGATATGCCAGAGAGTCAAGAAAACCTTGAAGAATTCAAGAAAAAATTGGCAGCTAACTATGATGAGTTCGAGGATCTTCCAGCCATCTTCCCAATCTCTGGTTTGACTAAGCAAGGTCTTGCACCTTTACTAGATGCAACAGCAGAGCTTCTTGATAAGACGCCAGAATTCCTTCTTTATGATGAGTCAGAAATGGAAGAAGAAGTTTATTATGGCTTTGACGAAGAAGAAAAACCATTTGAAATTAGTCGTGATGACGATGCAACTTGGGTACTTTCAGGTGAAAAACTCATTAAACTCTTTAACATGACTAACTTTGATCGTGATGAGTCTGTCATGAAGTTTGCTCGTCAGTTGCGTGGTATGGGAGTTGATGAAGCTCTCCGTGCCCGTGGTGCCAAGGATGGAGATCTAGTTCGTATCGGCAAATTTGAGTTTGAGTTTGTAGACTAG
- the vicK gene encoding cell wall metabolism sensor histidine kinase VicK, which translates to MIEVIKQTILTSDFIFILILIGFIMLVTFLLLESRRDNIRLRQLNQKVKDLIAGDYSQVLDMQGSSEITNITNNLNDLSEVIRLTQENLEQESKRLHSILSYMTDGVLATNRRGQIIMINDMAKRQLGVERDDALNQNILELLKIEEEYELRDLITQSPELMIYSQNVNGEYISLRVRFALIRRESGFISGLVAVLHDTTEQEKEERERRLFVSNVSHELRTPLTSVKSYLEALDEGALTEPVAPDFIKVSLDETNRMMRMVTDLLHLSRIDNETSHLDVELINFTAFITFILNRFDKMRSQDEEKKYELVRDYPINSVWIEIDTDKMIQVIDNILNNAIKYSPDGGKITVSMKTTDDQMILSISDQGLGIPKQDLPKIFDRFYRVDRARSRAQGGTGLGLAIAKEIIKQHKGFIWAKSEYGKGSTFTIVLPYDKDAVKEEIWEDELED; encoded by the coding sequence ATGATTGAAGTAATTAAACAAACAATTTTGACGAGTGACTTTATCTTTATCCTCATCCTAATTGGCTTTATTATGCTAGTGACTTTTCTTCTGCTTGAGAGCCGTCGTGATAATATTCGCCTTAGACAATTAAACCAGAAGGTTAAGGATTTGATTGCTGGTGATTATTCTCAGGTTTTGGATATGCAAGGTAGCTCAGAGATAACTAATATCACTAACAATCTTAATGATTTGTCAGAAGTAATCCGTTTGACTCAGGAAAATCTGGAACAAGAGAGTAAAAGGTTGCATAGTATCTTGTCCTACATGACAGACGGAGTACTTGCGACCAATCGTCGTGGTCAGATTATCATGATTAATGACATGGCTAAGAGACAACTTGGAGTTGAAAGGGATGATGCTCTTAATCAAAATATCTTAGAGTTACTCAAAATTGAAGAAGAGTATGAGCTGAGAGATCTCATTACGCAAAGTCCTGAATTGATGATTTATTCCCAAAATGTGAATGGCGAGTATATCAGCTTGCGCGTGCGTTTTGCCTTGATTCGTAGAGAGTCTGGTTTTATCTCTGGTTTAGTAGCAGTCCTACATGATACGACTGAACAAGAGAAGGAAGAACGTGAGAGAAGGCTTTTCGTTTCGAACGTTAGTCATGAGTTGCGTACACCTTTGACAAGTGTTAAATCTTATCTTGAGGCCTTGGACGAAGGAGCTCTAACAGAACCAGTTGCCCCTGATTTTATCAAGGTTTCTCTGGACGAAACCAACCGTATGATGCGGATGGTGACGGACCTCTTGCACCTCTCACGGATTGACAATGAGACCAGTCACTTGGATGTTGAGTTGATTAACTTTACTGCCTTTATCACTTTTATTCTCAATCGTTTTGATAAGATGAGAAGTCAGGATGAGGAGAAGAAGTACGAGTTGGTGAGAGATTATCCGATTAACTCTGTTTGGATTGAAATTGATACGGATAAGATGATCCAGGTGATTGATAATATTCTAAATAACGCCATCAAATATTCACCAGATGGTGGAAAAATCACTGTAAGCATGAAAACTACAGATGATCAGATGATTTTGTCTATCTCCGACCAAGGTCTAGGGATTCCAAAGCAAGATTTGCCGAAGATTTTTGACCGTTTCTATCGAGTAGACAGAGCAAGAAGTCGTGCCCAAGGTGGAACAGGACTAGGATTGGCTATTGCTAAGGAAATCATCAAGCAACATAAGGGCTTTATTTGGGCAAAGAGTGAATATGGCAAGGGCTCTACTTTTACCATCGTACTTCCATACGATAAAGATGCCGTGAAAGAAGAGATTTGGGAGGATGAACTAGAAGACTAG
- a CDS encoding glycosyltransferase family 4 protein, with the protein MRIGLFTDTYFPQVSGVATSIRTLKTELEKQGHAVFIFTTTDKDVNRYEDWQIIRIPSVPFFAFKDRRFAYRGFTKALEIAKQYKLDIIHTQTEFSLGLLGIWIARELKIPVIHTYHTQYEDYVHYIAKGLLIRPSMVKYLVRGFLHDVDGVICPSEIVRDLLSDYKVKVEKRVIPTGIELAKFERPEIGPEHISDLRDKLGIKKDEKMLLSLSRVSYEKNIQAVLVALPDVLKEEQNVKLVVAGDGPYLENLKEQAEDLQIQDSVIFTGMIAPSETALYYKAADFFISASTSETQGLTYLESLASKTPVIAHGNPYLDNLISDKMFGTLYYEERDLAGAILEALIATPKMDEKLLADKLYEISAENFAKRVHEFYLDAIISNNFEKELTRDEPMTQRILKTVFYLPQQAVSVPVKSSKRMLKASKKQLNDLRDYWND; encoded by the coding sequence ATGCGAATTGGTTTATTTACAGATACTTATTTCCCGCAGGTCTCGGGTGTTGCGACCAGTATTCGAACTTTAAAAACAGAACTTGAAAAGCAAGGACATGCCGTCTTTATCTTTACAACAACAGACAAGGATGTTAATCGTTATGAAGACTGGCAGATTATCCGTATCCCTAGTGTTCCTTTCTTTGCCTTTAAGGATCGACGTTTCGCCTATCGTGGATTTACAAAAGCTCTTGAGATTGCCAAGCAATACAAGCTGGATATTATTCATACGCAGACTGAGTTTTCTCTTGGTTTATTAGGGATTTGGATAGCGCGTGAATTGAAAATCCCAGTCATTCATACCTATCATACCCAGTACGAGGATTATGTTCACTATATTGCTAAGGGTTTGTTGATTCGTCCGAGCATGGTCAAGTATCTTGTAAGGGGATTTCTTCATGATGTGGATGGTGTGATTTGTCCGAGTGAGATTGTGCGTGATTTATTATCTGATTATAAGGTCAAAGTTGAAAAGCGTGTCATTCCTACAGGTATTGAGCTTGCCAAGTTTGAACGTCCTGAAATTGGACCAGAGCACATCAGTGATCTACGAGATAAACTAGGTATTAAGAAAGACGAAAAGATGCTTCTTAGTCTTTCCCGGGTGTCTTACGAAAAGAACATTCAAGCTGTTTTGGTAGCACTTCCAGATGTTCTAAAAGAAGAGCAAAATGTTAAATTAGTCGTTGCTGGAGATGGACCTTATCTGGAAAACCTCAAGGAGCAAGCAGAAGATTTGCAGATTCAGGATTCTGTTATCTTTACAGGTATGATCGCTCCAAGCGAGACAGCACTTTACTATAAGGCGGCTGATTTCTTCATTTCAGCTTCAACTAGTGAGACGCAAGGCTTGACCTATCTTGAAAGTCTTGCAAGTAAGACTCCGGTAATAGCTCATGGAAATCCTTATCTAGATAATTTGATTAGCGATAAGATGTTTGGAACTCTTTATTATGAAGAGAGAGATTTAGCAGGGGCTATTTTAGAAGCTTTAATTGCAACTCCAAAGATGGATGAAAAACTTTTGGCTGATAAATTGTATGAAATTTCAGCTGAGAATTTTGCTAAGAGAGTCCATGAGTTTTATTTGGATGCTATCATCTCAAACAATTTTGAAAAAGAATTAACTCGTGATGAACCGATGACACAACGGATTTTAAAGACAGTATTTTACTTGCCACAGCAGGCAGTTTCAGTTCCAGTAAAAAGTTCTAAACGAATGTTAAAAGCATCCAAGAAACAGTTGAATGACTTGAGAGATTATTGGAATGACTAA
- a CDS encoding arginine repressor: MNKAEQRHQLIRALITKQKIHTQTELQELLIENGVQVTQATLSRDINLMNLSKIREGEHSYYSINTGSTSKWEKRLEVYMEEALYMMQPVQHQVVIKTYPGLAQSFGSILDALNFPEIVATICGNDVCLVICEDKEQAQSCFERLKQFAPPLFFDR; this comes from the coding sequence ATGAACAAAGCCGAGCAAAGACACCAGCTCATCCGAGCCCTAATCACTAAACAAAAAATTCATACCCAAACTGAATTACAAGAACTACTGATTGAAAACGGAGTACAGGTCACACAAGCAACACTTTCAAGAGACATCAATCTGATGAATCTTTCTAAGATTCGTGAAGGTGAACACTCCTATTATTCAATCAACACTGGCTCTACATCCAAGTGGGAAAAACGGCTAGAAGTGTATATGGAGGAAGCCCTCTACATGATGCAACCTGTCCAACACCAGGTTGTCATCAAAACCTATCCAGGATTAGCACAGTCCTTCGGATCCATCTTGGATGCCCTAAACTTCCCTGAAATTGTAGCTACTATCTGTGGAAATGATGTCTGTTTGGTTATCTGCGAGGATAAGGAACAAGCTCAATCTTGCTTTGAGCGCCTCAAACAGTTTGCACCACCTCTATTTTTTGATCGCTAA
- the mutY gene encoding A/G-specific adenine glycosylase gives MLDLEKYGVTMWEEDKIFSFRQKLLAWYDENKRDLPWRRSKNPYHIWVSEIMLQQTRVDTVIPYYERFLEWFPTVESLANAAEERLLKAWEGLGYYSRVRNMQTAAQQIMSEFEGKFPSTYAGISSLKGIGPYTAGAISSIAFNLPQPAVDGNVMRVLARLFEVNHDIGNPSNRKIFQAMMEVLIDPDRPGDFNQALMDLGSDIEAPVNPRPEESPVKEFSAAYQHGTMDRYPIKAPKKKPIPIYLKALVVQNSQGQFLLEKNESEKLLAGFWHFPLIEVDEFSDQTQDLDLFSQVEEPILELGPSPQESFEQDYDFEVDWQDLRFEEVKHIFSHRKWHIQIIAGRVAESQEYADREVLWLSPEEFNNYPLAKPQQKIWQAYLKRSC, from the coding sequence ATGTTAGATTTGGAGAAATATGGTGTGACCATGTGGGAAGAGGACAAGATTTTCTCTTTCCGTCAAAAATTATTAGCCTGGTATGACGAAAACAAGCGTGATTTACCCTGGAGACGAAGCAAGAATCCTTATCATATCTGGGTATCTGAAATTATGTTGCAGCAGACTCGAGTTGATACCGTCATTCCCTATTATGAACGATTTTTAGAATGGTTTCCAACTGTTGAAAGCTTAGCAAATGCAGCTGAGGAACGCTTATTAAAAGCTTGGGAAGGACTTGGCTATTATTCTCGTGTCCGCAATATGCAAACAGCCGCTCAACAGATTATGAGTGAATTTGAAGGCAAGTTTCCGTCAACTTATGCAGGTATTTCGAGTTTAAAAGGGATTGGTCCTTATACAGCTGGTGCAATTTCTAGTATTGCCTTTAACCTTCCACAGCCTGCAGTAGATGGCAATGTTATGCGTGTTTTGGCACGTTTGTTTGAAGTCAATCATGATATTGGAAATCCTAGCAATCGAAAAATATTTCAAGCGATGATGGAAGTTCTAATAGATCCTGATCGTCCAGGTGATTTCAATCAGGCTTTGATGGATTTAGGTTCAGATATTGAGGCTCCTGTTAATCCAAGACCGGAGGAGAGTCCTGTTAAAGAGTTCAGTGCTGCTTACCAACATGGGACCATGGATCGCTATCCCATTAAGGCTCCAAAGAAAAAGCCAATCCCTATTTATCTAAAGGCTCTTGTAGTGCAAAATAGTCAGGGGCAGTTTCTATTAGAGAAGAATGAGAGTGAAAAACTCTTGGCTGGATTTTGGCATTTTCCCTTGATTGAAGTTGATGAATTCTCAGACCAGACTCAGGACCTGGACCTTTTTAGTCAAGTAGAGGAGCCAATTCTAGAACTGGGACCATCTCCACAGGAGAGTTTTGAACAGGACTATGATTTTGAAGTTGATTGGCAAGATCTACGTTTTGAAGAGGTTAAGCACATTTTTAGCCATCGAAAATGGCATATTCAGATAATTGCAGGGCGAGTTGCTGAGTCGCAGGAATACGCTGATAGAGAAGTCCTTTGGTTAAGTCCAGAAGAATTTAATAATTATCCCCTAGCCAAACCTCAGCAAAAGATCTGGCAAGCCTACTTGAAAAGAAGCTGCTAG
- a CDS encoding Xaa-Pro dipeptidyl-peptidase → MRFNQFSYYPVSQQEALQELSNLGFKLDQSNSDKEQFEAFVRTYFFNYKNTDYPLSTLAVDKETDLLTFFNSDRELTSEIFYTVAFQLLGFNYLIDFEDGLAFHKETAFPIVYGVLIDNLYQLLNTRTKKGNTLIDQLVSDGLIPEDNDYHYFNGKSLATFSTNNVIREVVYVETRIDSDNDGLPDLVKVSIIRPTYNGKIPAVMTASPYHQGTNDKASDKALYKMEAELEVKEPHEISLANPTLDLVEPVGQADLVSEAEEKLTHINSSYTLNDYFLPRGFANIYVSGLGTKDSQGQMTNGDYRQVEAYKNIIDWLNGRCRAFTDHSRKRQVKADWSNGKVATTGLSYLGTMSNGLATTGVDGLEVIIAEAGISSWYNYYRENGLVTSPGGYPGEDFDSLDELTYSRNLLAGDYIRGNEAHKDSIEELKKNLDRKTGDYNQFWHDRNYLLNAHKVKADVVFTHGSQDWNVKPLHVYQMFNALPSNIKKHLFYHNGAHVYMNNWQSIDFRESMNALLTQKLLDQETDYQLPRVVWQDNTAPQTWLSLEDFGNQTDPKTFSLGTEEAVIENHYQDSDFERFGKTYQTFNNELYQGKVNQITIDLPVTEDLHINGRVKLNLRLKSSTNKGLLSAQLLELGQKKYLQPYPGVLAARTIDNGRYHMLENLCELPFSPNAQRVITKGYLNLQNRHDLLKIEEVKPYEWLEFQFELQPTIYKLKEGDTVRLVLYTTDFEITVRDNTDYHLTVDLAQSSLEIPFQREVTVDEQSRAKTPAHPSPNH, encoded by the coding sequence ATGCGTTTTAATCAATTCAGTTACTATCCTGTAAGCCAGCAAGAAGCTTTACAGGAATTATCCAACCTTGGGTTCAAGCTTGATCAATCAAATTCTGATAAAGAACAGTTTGAAGCTTTTGTTAGAACTTATTTTTTCAATTACAAAAATACGGATTATCCCCTTTCAACTTTAGCGGTTGACAAAGAAACTGATCTACTCACTTTCTTCAATTCTGATCGTGAATTAACTTCAGAAATTTTCTATACTGTTGCCTTTCAGTTGCTTGGTTTCAACTACTTAATAGACTTTGAAGATGGTCTAGCTTTTCATAAAGAAACGGCATTCCCTATTGTATACGGAGTTTTGATTGACAATCTCTATCAACTCCTTAACACGCGCACTAAAAAGGGAAATACCTTGATTGATCAGCTAGTTAGTGATGGTCTTATCCCTGAGGACAATGATTACCACTACTTCAATGGAAAGAGTTTGGCTACTTTCTCAACTAACAATGTTATTCGTGAAGTTGTTTATGTAGAAACTCGTATTGATTCTGATAATGATGGTCTACCTGATTTAGTCAAGGTTAGCATCATCCGTCCGACTTACAATGGCAAAATTCCAGCAGTTATGACGGCAAGTCCTTACCATCAAGGAACCAATGATAAAGCAAGCGATAAAGCTCTTTACAAAATGGAAGCTGAGCTAGAAGTCAAGGAACCACATGAAATTTCTCTAGCAAATCCAACATTAGACTTGGTTGAGCCAGTTGGCCAAGCAGACCTCGTTTCAGAAGCTGAAGAAAAACTGACTCATATCAATAGCAGCTACACACTTAACGACTACTTCCTTCCAAGAGGATTTGCAAATATCTACGTATCTGGTCTTGGTACAAAGGATTCTCAAGGTCAGATGACTAATGGTGACTATCGACAAGTTGAAGCCTATAAAAATATCATTGATTGGCTCAATGGCCGTTGTCGCGCCTTTACAGACCATAGTCGTAAACGTCAAGTCAAGGCTGACTGGTCCAATGGTAAAGTCGCCACTACTGGTCTTTCTTATCTAGGAACAATGTCAAATGGTCTTGCTACTACAGGAGTTGATGGTTTAGAGGTCATCATTGCTGAAGCCGGTATTTCTTCTTGGTACAACTATTACCGAGAAAATGGTCTGGTAACAAGCCCTGGTGGCTATCCAGGAGAGGACTTCGATTCATTAGATGAATTAACTTATTCTCGTAATCTCTTAGCTGGTGACTATATTCGTGGAAACGAGGCTCATAAAGATTCTATAGAAGAACTGAAGAAAAATCTAGACCGTAAAACTGGGGATTATAACCAATTTTGGCATGACAGAAACTACCTTCTTAATGCTCACAAAGTTAAGGCTGATGTTGTCTTTACCCACGGTTCGCAAGACTGGAATGTAAAACCACTTCATGTCTATCAAATGTTCAATGCTCTTCCAAGCAATATTAAGAAACATCTCTTTTACCATAACGGCGCCCATGTTTATATGAACAATTGGCAATCTATTGATTTCCGTGAATCCATGAATGCTCTTTTGACGCAGAAATTATTGGACCAAGAAACTGACTACCAACTTCCAAGAGTCGTTTGGCAAGACAATACTGCTCCTCAAACCTGGCTGTCACTTGAAGATTTTGGAAATCAAACTGACCCTAAAACTTTCTCTTTAGGTACTGAAGAAGCTGTCATTGAAAATCATTACCAAGATTCTGACTTCGAACGATTTGGAAAGACTTACCAAACCTTTAACAATGAACTTTATCAAGGTAAGGTGAATCAGATTACCATTGATCTTCCAGTGACTGAAGATCTTCATATCAATGGTCGTGTTAAACTAAACCTTCGTCTCAAGTCAAGTACAAACAAAGGCTTACTTTCTGCTCAACTTCTCGAACTTGGTCAAAAGAAATACCTACAACCATATCCAGGAGTTTTGGCTGCTCGTACGATTGATAATGGTCGTTACCACATGCTGGAAAACCTTTGCGAACTACCATTTAGTCCAAATGCACAGCGTGTTATCACCAAAGGCTATCTCAATCTTCAAAATCGTCATGATTTATTGAAAATTGAAGAAGTTAAACCATATGAATGGTTGGAATTCCAATTTGAACTCCAACCAACTATTTACAAACTAAAAGAAGGAGATACAGTACGTCTCGTTCTTTACACAACAGACTTTGAGATTACTGTACGTGACAATACAGACTATCACTTGACTGTAGACCTTGCACAGTCAAGTCTTGAGATACCTTTTCAAAGGGAGGTAACTGTAGATGAACAAAGCCGAGCAAAGACACCAGCTCATCCGAGCCCTAATCACTAA
- a CDS encoding DUF4044 domain-containing protein, producing the protein MAFGDNGKRKKTFFEKLTLFVVLIMLFVTLAGIFATAIGVFSRF; encoded by the coding sequence ATGGCATTTGGTGATAATGGAAAACGTAAAAAAACATTTTTTGAGAAATTGACACTATTCGTCGTCTTGATTATGTTGTTTGTAACCTTAGCAGGTATTTTTGCTACAGCCATTGGTGTATTTAGCAGATTCTAG